From one Flavobacteriales bacterium genomic stretch:
- a CDS encoding DUF1275 domain-containing protein: MFRHQGKSRTQKHNLQIAIVLSFVAGTVNVTGFLAIGQLTTNVTGHFALFINDLSNFQFWKGTVYFLYIFAFLLGSFVAGLLIETFRENQKLNVFALPTVIESILLTSVALLGYWKGLLHPDLIACLLLFAMGLQNAYVTKISNAIVRTTHLTGLFTDLGIELSQLFFPSSHPNRLHLKTTIKLRIYIIAFFFIGGLVGGFFYSRLGWQTNTLLLAAFILIASLFYDDLRYQFILQKRKLGRRKHAA; encoded by the coding sequence ATGTTCCGCCATCAAGGTAAAAGCAGAACCCAAAAACACAACCTCCAGATTGCCATTGTGCTTTCGTTTGTGGCAGGAACTGTGAACGTGACGGGCTTCCTCGCCATCGGGCAGCTGACCACCAACGTTACGGGACATTTTGCGCTGTTCATCAACGACCTTTCCAACTTCCAGTTTTGGAAAGGCACGGTCTATTTCCTCTACATCTTTGCGTTTCTGCTCGGGTCGTTCGTGGCCGGTTTGCTGATAGAGACTTTCAGGGAAAACCAGAAGCTGAACGTGTTTGCACTGCCTACTGTCATTGAGTCCATTCTTCTGACAAGCGTGGCGCTGCTTGGGTACTGGAAAGGACTGTTGCATCCCGACCTTATTGCCTGTCTGCTGCTTTTTGCCATGGGACTTCAAAACGCGTATGTCACCAAAATATCCAATGCCATTGTTCGGACCACGCACCTTACGGGACTCTTTACCGACCTCGGCATCGAACTTTCGCAACTGTTCTTCCCAAGCTCGCACCCGAATCGTCTTCATCTGAAAACCACTATCAAGTTGCGCATCTATATCATTGCATTCTTCTTTATCGGGGGGCTGGTAGGTGGTTTTTTCTATTCGCGTTTGGGCTGGCAAACGAACACGCTGCTGCTGGCCGCGTTCATCCTCATTGCCAGCCTGTTCTATGACGACCTCCGCTATCAGTTCATCCTACAAAAACGGAAATTGGGAAGGCGCAAGCATGCAGCCTAA
- a CDS encoding DUF839 domain-containing protein has translation MRSRRDFIRTTGFIGIGFVGLKLYACGNRATTGEAAAEAVSGYGPLVADPNGVLDLPEGFKYKIISRQGQPMVDGLVVPGKQDGMGTFTSEDGKVIIVQNHEMVATDKELGAFGPENANLNAIPKEDFYDYAKGEFPGLGGTTTIVFNEDTQEVEKEFLSLAGTFRNCAGGVMPWGSWISCEEDVTKIGDFDDNVEKEHGYIFEVPASTEPMRVAPKPIKEAGRFNHEAVAYDPKAGMLYMTEDRSDGLLYRFIPNTKDDLHSGGKLQALAVKGEAKLDTRNWPESNGPDILTNIPMAVEWIDLDNVEAPEDDLRIRGHEAGAALFARGEGMWYDNGEIYFACTNGGDLMKGQVFKLTPEADGGSLELFIEPNDVDIMKYCDNLTIAPWGDVMLCEDDTDAYLRGVSPKGEIFTFAHSVKPVGEFTGICFSPSGKTMFVNLQHEGLTFAITGPWKGEA, from the coding sequence ATGAGAAGTAGAAGAGATTTCATCCGCACTACGGGTTTTATCGGAATTGGCTTTGTAGGCCTGAAATTGTATGCCTGCGGTAATCGGGCCACAACGGGCGAAGCAGCGGCAGAGGCTGTGAGCGGCTATGGTCCGCTTGTGGCAGATCCGAACGGTGTACTCGACCTCCCGGAAGGCTTCAAATACAAGATCATTTCAAGACAGGGTCAGCCGATGGTAGACGGATTGGTCGTTCCCGGTAAACAGGACGGCATGGGAACGTTCACTTCCGAAGACGGAAAGGTGATCATTGTGCAGAACCATGAGATGGTGGCCACCGACAAGGAACTGGGAGCATTCGGCCCAGAGAATGCGAACCTGAATGCCATCCCGAAAGAAGACTTTTACGATTACGCCAAAGGCGAATTCCCAGGATTGGGAGGAACAACCACCATTGTTTTCAATGAAGACACGCAAGAGGTGGAGAAGGAATTCCTGAGCTTGGCAGGAACATTCCGCAACTGCGCGGGAGGCGTAATGCCCTGGGGCAGCTGGATCAGTTGCGAAGAGGATGTGACCAAGATCGGAGACTTTGACGATAACGTGGAAAAGGAACATGGATACATTTTCGAGGTTCCAGCATCCACCGAACCGATGCGCGTTGCACCGAAACCCATCAAAGAAGCAGGAAGATTCAACCATGAGGCTGTGGCATATGACCCGAAGGCCGGAATGCTTTACATGACCGAAGACCGCTCGGACGGCCTTCTTTACCGCTTTATACCCAACACGAAAGATGACCTTCATTCTGGAGGAAAATTACAGGCACTGGCGGTGAAAGGCGAAGCAAAACTCGACACCCGCAACTGGCCAGAATCGAACGGTCCGGACATTCTTACCAACATCCCAATGGCGGTGGAATGGATCGATCTTGATAATGTGGAAGCTCCCGAAGATGACCTCCGCATACGTGGCCACGAAGCGGGTGCCGCACTTTTCGCCCGTGGCGAAGGCATGTGGTACGACAACGGAGAGATCTACTTTGCCTGCACCAACGGTGGCGACCTGATGAAAGGACAGGTCTTTAAACTGACCCCGGAGGCCGATGGCGGCAGTTTGGAACTGTTTATCGAGCCGAACGATGTGGACATTATGAAGTACTGCGACAACCTGACCATTGCGCCTTGGGGCGATGTAATGCTCTGCGAGGATGACACTGATGCCTACCTGCGTGGGGTCAGTCCCAAAGGCGAGATATTTACATTCGCACATTCGGTAAAACCTGTGGGTGAGTTCACAGGAATCTGTTTCTCGCCATCAGGGAAAACCATGTTTGTGAACTTGCAACATGAAGGTCTCACCTTTGCCATAACGGGGCCTTGGAAAGGCGAGGCCTAA